In Fructilactobacillus cliffordii, a single genomic region encodes these proteins:
- the infC gene encoding translation initiation factor IF-3, whose protein sequence is MVNDGIKAREMMVIDDQGNKLGLKSKAEAMQIAEDANLDLVLVAPNAKPAVAKILDYGKYRFNRQKKEREARKKQKTVSVKEIRLSPTIDTNDFNTKLKNAQKFLTKGEKVRVSIRFKGRAITHKEIGRNVLNRMADALSDIATVTQRAKMDGRSMFLMLAPSNKIKN, encoded by the coding sequence ATGGTCAACGATGGAATTAAAGCTCGTGAAATGATGGTTATTGATGATCAAGGAAACAAGCTTGGTTTGAAATCAAAGGCGGAAGCAATGCAAATTGCTGAGGATGCCAACTTGGACTTAGTCTTAGTCGCACCAAACGCTAAGCCAGCGGTTGCTAAAATTCTTGATTACGGGAAGTACCGATTCAATCGGCAAAAGAAAGAACGAGAAGCCCGTAAGAAGCAAAAAACGGTGAGTGTGAAGGAAATTCGGTTGAGTCCAACGATTGATACCAATGACTTCAACACGAAGTTGAAGAATGCGCAAAAGTTCTTAACGAAGGGCGAAAAGGTCCGGGTTTCAATTCGATTTAAAGGTCGGGCTATCACGCATAAAGAAATTGGTCGAAACGTCTTGAATCGGATGGCTGATGCGCTGTCTGACATTGCGACCGTTACGCAACGAGCTAAAATGGATGGCCGGAGTATGTTCTTGATGCTTGCACCAAGTAATAAAATTAAAAATTAG
- a CDS encoding YqeG family HAD IIIA-type phosphatase produces MLRVFKPTWMVESVFHISPQKLKRHGITTVLADLDNTLIPWNNKTSTQRLRHWMESLHAAGIKLVVVSNNNPRRVKHAVADLQLPFVAHALKPLPVGIKRVLKRDHLNRGEVVMVGDQLLTDVLAANNCKIKSIWVKPLVKTDLLPTKINRQLEKLVYRLIRKKYHLQWKEDID; encoded by the coding sequence ATGTTAAGAGTTTTTAAACCAACCTGGATGGTGGAAAGTGTTTTTCATATTTCCCCCCAAAAACTAAAGCGGCACGGGATTACGACTGTTTTGGCTGATTTAGATAATACCCTCATTCCTTGGAACAATAAAACCAGTACGCAAAGATTACGGCACTGGATGGAATCCTTACATGCCGCCGGAATCAAGTTAGTGGTGGTCTCCAACAATAATCCGCGTCGCGTCAAACACGCAGTGGCTGATCTGCAGTTGCCGTTCGTGGCCCATGCTCTAAAACCACTACCGGTCGGGATTAAACGGGTGCTGAAACGGGATCATCTCAATCGAGGTGAAGTGGTGATGGTGGGTGACCAACTATTAACCGACGTATTAGCGGCCAATAACTGTAAGATTAAGAGTATTTGGGTTAAACCCCTCGTGAAAACTGATTTATTACCCACCAAGATTAACCGTCAGTTAGAAAAACTGGTCTACCGTTTAATTCGCAAGAAATATCACTTACAGTGGAAGGAAGATATTGATTAA
- a CDS encoding nicotinate-nucleotide adenylyltransferase, with translation MRKLKVGLLGGTFNPVHQGHLIIAEQALAQLQLDRVDFLPDFLPPHVDHKEAIAAHHRVAMLQLAIQKNEHFGLELAEIARQGKSYSYDTMKELQSQHPNVEYYFIIGGDMVAYLDKWYRIADLIQLVTFVGVNRPETTADSPYPVQWIKVPAFAVSSSLIRTNLSQGRAVRYLLPDLVLDYIKEHQLYGTR, from the coding sequence ATGCGAAAATTAAAAGTAGGATTACTCGGGGGGACCTTTAATCCGGTCCACCAGGGACATTTAATCATTGCAGAGCAGGCTTTAGCTCAACTGCAGTTAGATCGAGTGGACTTTCTTCCGGACTTTTTGCCACCCCATGTGGATCATAAAGAAGCCATTGCGGCTCATCATCGGGTGGCCATGTTGCAATTGGCAATCCAAAAGAACGAACACTTTGGTCTAGAACTAGCAGAAATTGCACGCCAAGGAAAAAGTTATAGTTATGATACGATGAAAGAGCTGCAATCCCAGCATCCTAACGTGGAATACTATTTCATCATTGGCGGCGATATGGTTGCCTACCTTGATAAATGGTATCGGATTGCTGATTTAATCCAGCTGGTCACCTTTGTGGGGGTGAACCGACCGGAAACAACGGCAGATTCTCCCTACCCAGTCCAATGGATTAAAGTGCCGGCTTTTGCGGTGTCTTCGTCATTGATTCGTACCAATCTCAGTCAAGGAAGAGCCGTTCGTTACTTATTACCAGATTTAGTTTTAGATTACATTAAGGAGCATCAACTTTATGGCACACGTTAA
- the yqeK gene encoding bis(5'-nucleosyl)-tetraphosphatase (symmetrical) YqeK: MAHVNLNYQAYAAFNRDEIIAKMSKHLKQSRLDHCLRVEQTALELAQENDADVTVAGLAGLVHDYAKQRDVDEFTALIKQDHLDPELLKYGRAIWHGYVGYLMIQRELGINDNRILRAVKYHTIGAPVMDVYAQIVYMADYIEPERDFSGVDEARAITHHNLWDGVVYQNAQTMKRLVNNQQAIYPAAIVAYNVIAAGQK; the protein is encoded by the coding sequence ATGGCACACGTTAATTTAAATTATCAAGCCTATGCAGCTTTTAATCGGGATGAAATCATTGCTAAGATGAGCAAGCATCTCAAGCAATCTCGACTCGACCATTGTTTGCGCGTTGAACAGACCGCCCTTGAGCTGGCCCAGGAAAATGACGCGGATGTGACCGTGGCCGGATTAGCTGGTTTGGTGCATGATTATGCCAAGCAGCGTGATGTAGATGAGTTTACGGCCTTAATTAAGCAGGACCACCTTGATCCAGAACTCTTAAAGTATGGTCGAGCGATCTGGCACGGGTACGTGGGTTACTTAATGATCCAACGGGAACTTGGCATTAATGATAACCGGATTCTCCGGGCCGTCAAATACCACACCATTGGGGCTCCCGTGATGGACGTGTACGCGCAAATTGTCTATATGGCAGACTACATTGAACCGGAACGTGATTTTTCCGGGGTTGATGAAGCTCGCGCAATTACCCATCATAACCTGTGGGACGGGGTCGTTTACCAAAACGCCCAAACGATGAAACGATTAGTGAATAACCAACAAGCCATTTATCCAGCTGCAATCGTTGCTTACAACGTAATTGCGGCTGGTCAAAAATAG
- the yqeH gene encoding ribosome biogenesis GTPase YqeH, whose translation MNQNQGKEPTETEPLLCIGCGAQIQTTAPEAPGYTPKGALAKGLETGELYCQRCFRLRHYNEIQPVSVSDDEFLNLLSQIGTTNSLVVYVVDIFDVNGSLIPGLQRFVGDNPVLVVGNKVDLLPASFKPKKVKDWLRQMVNRAGIRPVGVELVSARTNQSVDDLLKVINQNARNRDVYVVGVTNVGKSTLINQIIHQSSGEEQVITTSKFPGTTLDLIKIPLDNGHDLVDTPGIIHASQMAHYLNSHDLKYVSPQKRIKPRSYQLNAEQTLFLGALGRFDYVSGTKAGFTVYVDNNLMIHRTKLENADAFFEKHAGELLTPPEGAENVIPLQRHEFKVTDTSDLVIEGLGWITVPKGSVVAGWAPKGVAVLIRKSMF comes from the coding sequence ATGAATCAAAACCAAGGAAAAGAGCCAACTGAAACAGAACCATTGCTTTGCATCGGTTGTGGGGCTCAGATTCAAACCACGGCTCCAGAAGCACCGGGATATACTCCGAAAGGAGCCTTAGCGAAAGGACTGGAAACCGGAGAATTGTATTGCCAACGCTGTTTTCGGTTGCGTCATTACAATGAAATCCAACCAGTGAGCGTTTCTGATGATGAATTTTTAAATTTACTGAGTCAAATTGGGACAACCAACTCACTGGTAGTCTATGTGGTTGATATTTTTGACGTCAACGGGAGTTTGATTCCCGGTTTGCAACGCTTTGTCGGTGATAATCCGGTGCTTGTAGTGGGCAATAAGGTCGACTTACTCCCGGCATCATTTAAACCCAAGAAGGTCAAAGATTGGCTACGGCAAATGGTCAATCGGGCCGGAATTCGTCCGGTGGGCGTGGAACTGGTTTCAGCCAGGACCAATCAGTCGGTCGATGATTTATTAAAAGTCATTAATCAAAATGCCCGTAATCGAGATGTTTACGTCGTTGGAGTCACTAACGTGGGTAAATCGACGTTAATTAACCAAATCATTCATCAAAGTTCGGGCGAGGAACAGGTTATCACCACGTCCAAGTTCCCGGGCACTACGCTTGATTTGATCAAGATTCCATTGGATAACGGGCATGATTTAGTTGATACGCCAGGAATTATTCACGCTAGTCAAATGGCGCATTACTTAAATAGTCATGACTTAAAATACGTTTCACCCCAAAAACGGATTAAACCCCGTTCTTACCAGTTAAATGCGGAGCAAACTCTTTTTTTAGGGGCGTTAGGTCGGTTTGATTACGTGAGCGGAACCAAAGCAGGGTTCACGGTCTACGTTGATAATAACCTCATGATTCACCGGACCAAATTGGAGAATGCTGATGCGTTTTTTGAAAAGCACGCGGGAGAATTACTAACTCCACCAGAAGGAGCAGAAAATGTCATTCCACTGCAACGCCATGAGTTTAAGGTGACCGATACTTCTGATTTAGTGATTGAAGGATTAGGTTGGATTACTGTGCCCAAGGGCAGTGTCGTAGCCGGGTGGGCGCCGAAGGGTGTGGCCGTTTTAATTAGAAAATCAATGTTTTAA
- a CDS encoding nucleotidyltransferase, whose protein sequence is MKPTAVAIIAEYVPFHNGHVFQLQQAQQRTQADVTVAIMSGNWTQRGEPAIFDKWTRTKMALASGIDLVVELPAVAAVQPAHLFAQNAIELVQALDCDYLAFGCEHAEWDFNQFTQQQVQPSGTEFADHHRSFPEAFQQALQRELEIELTEPNDTLGFWYAQAVAAHNASLQLVPIKRRVSGHQEQDLHATISSGTAIRKALLAQNRNYLTSVPAATAQLMATAQPVTWEQYWPYLKYAISSHSLAELRNAYQMTEGLEHRIKRAAVAAHSFTEFLELIKTKRYTYPRLQRLCTYILLNYQTTAVAAYQPVLRILGMSTAGQGYLHELKKQLPMPLITTVTKSFLENELQLENRAGLITEMVTGVVQDRRRSVIRTEAIKE, encoded by the coding sequence ATGAAACCAACGGCCGTAGCAATCATTGCTGAATACGTACCCTTTCATAATGGTCATGTGTTTCAGTTGCAGCAAGCCCAGCAACGAACCCAGGCGGATGTTACCGTAGCGATTATGAGTGGTAATTGGACCCAACGAGGGGAGCCAGCCATTTTTGATAAGTGGACGCGGACGAAAATGGCGTTGGCCAGTGGCATTGATTTAGTGGTGGAATTGCCAGCCGTGGCTGCCGTTCAACCGGCCCACTTGTTTGCTCAGAATGCAATCGAACTGGTCCAAGCGCTGGATTGTGACTATTTGGCCTTTGGCTGTGAACATGCTGAGTGGGATTTTAATCAATTTACGCAGCAGCAAGTGCAACCTAGTGGAACGGAATTTGCAGATCATCACCGTTCCTTTCCTGAAGCTTTTCAACAAGCTCTGCAACGCGAACTGGAAATTGAACTGACGGAACCCAACGACACCCTTGGGTTTTGGTATGCGCAGGCGGTGGCGGCACACAATGCTTCGTTGCAATTAGTTCCCATCAAACGACGGGTGAGCGGGCATCAGGAACAGGATCTACATGCCACGATTTCTAGTGGAACGGCGATTCGAAAAGCCTTGTTGGCACAGAATCGGAACTATTTAACCAGTGTACCAGCGGCCACGGCTCAGTTAATGGCCACGGCTCAACCCGTTACGTGGGAACAGTATTGGCCATACTTGAAGTACGCCATCAGCTCCCACTCGTTAGCAGAATTACGGAATGCTTATCAAATGACAGAGGGTCTCGAGCATCGAATCAAACGAGCTGCCGTGGCCGCTCATTCCTTTACCGAATTTCTGGAGTTAATTAAAACCAAACGATACACTTATCCGCGGTTGCAACGCTTGTGTACGTATATCTTGTTAAACTACCAAACAACCGCCGTGGCTGCTTATCAACCGGTCCTGCGGATTCTAGGGATGTCTACGGCCGGGCAAGGTTATCTGCACGAACTCAAAAAACAGTTGCCCATGCCGTTGATTACCACGGTTACGAAGTCGTTTTTAGAAAACGAACTGCAACTGGAAAACCGAGCGGGATTAATTACCGAAATGGTCACCGGGGTAGTTCAGGACCGCCGGCGTTCTGTGATTAGAACGGAAGCTATCAAGGAGTAG
- the rplT gene encoding 50S ribosomal protein L20 gives MPRVKGGTTTRNRRKRVLKLAKGYRGGKHRLFKTAKDQVMKSREYAFRDRRNNKGNFRKLWITRINAAARMNDISYSKLMHGLKAANIDVNRKMLADLAVNDADAFAALVAEAKKAL, from the coding sequence ATGCCACGAGTAAAAGGCGGAACTACTACACGGAACCGGCGCAAACGCGTCCTTAAATTAGCTAAAGGATACCGCGGTGGAAAACACCGGCTCTTTAAAACTGCTAAAGATCAAGTAATGAAATCACGGGAATATGCTTTCCGTGATCGTCGTAACAACAAGGGTAACTTCCGGAAACTTTGGATTACTCGGATCAACGCAGCAGCTCGGATGAACGACATTAGCTACAGCAAATTAATGCACGGTTTAAAGGCCGCTAACATTGACGTAAACCGGAAAATGTTGGCTGACTTAGCTGTGAATGATGCTGATGCTTTTGCAGCCTTAGTTGCCGAAGCAAAAAAAGCTTTATAA
- the rsfS gene encoding ribosome silencing factor, whose amino-acid sequence MNNQAILETVVKAADERRAHDIVVLNIEKLSVMGRYFVIMDADSDRQVKAIANNIIDKLEEQQISISHVEGKDQANWILIESGEVIVHVFKKETREFYNLEKLWADAQVEDVSAWITED is encoded by the coding sequence ATGAATAATCAAGCCATTTTAGAAACAGTTGTGAAGGCTGCCGATGAGCGGCGGGCACACGACATTGTCGTTTTAAACATTGAAAAATTAAGTGTAATGGGCCGCTACTTTGTCATTATGGATGCTGATTCTGATCGGCAGGTCAAAGCAATTGCCAATAACATTATTGATAAGTTAGAAGAACAACAAATTTCCATTAGTCACGTCGAAGGAAAAGATCAGGCGAACTGGATTTTAATCGAATCTGGGGAAGTCATTGTTCATGTGTTTAAAAAAGAAACCCGTGAATTTTACAACCTAGAAAAATTGTGGGCGGATGCACAGGTGGAAGATGTTTCTGCCTGGATCACCGAGGATTAA
- the yhbY gene encoding ribosome assembly RNA-binding protein YhbY has protein sequence MQLTGKQKRFLRSNANQLRPIFSVGKNGLNDVWLKEVAQAVDKRELVKVSIQQSADVAPADVKAFIEANSDIQVVQTIGKTVLLFHESSQPNHRDISHGVYQL, from the coding sequence ATGCAACTAACAGGGAAACAAAAGCGATTTTTACGGTCCAATGCAAACCAACTCCGGCCGATTTTTTCGGTGGGGAAAAACGGGCTCAATGACGTCTGGTTGAAAGAAGTCGCTCAGGCAGTTGATAAGCGAGAATTGGTGAAGGTCAGCATCCAACAAAGTGCGGACGTTGCTCCGGCAGATGTGAAAGCCTTTATTGAGGCTAACAGTGACATCCAGGTGGTTCAAACGATTGGGAAAACGGTCTTACTTTTTCATGAATCTAGTCAGCCGAACCACCGGGACATCTCTCACGGAGTTTACCAACTATAG
- a CDS encoding class I SAM-dependent DNA methyltransferase, with translation MIYSQFATFYDQLFDNDLYPRWVNYLQKYVQPGANVLDLACGTGRLLVLLGQAGYTVTGVDLSSEMLALANQHAEAADLEIPLFQLNMLALDGLGEFDAVTCFDDSLCYLSDLDEVTQSFQQVAQHLVTGGQFCFDVITPYQTDVKYPGYMYNYQDEEQAFMWTTYAGEWPHSVEHDLTFFLYQADLDAYQSYSETHYERTYELEAYQQALQAAGFTNVTVRADFGEQPVTEQTTRWFFHGVKA, from the coding sequence ATGATTTACAGTCAGTTTGCTACTTTTTATGATCAGTTGTTTGACAACGACCTGTATCCGCGGTGGGTGAATTATCTGCAAAAATACGTGCAACCTGGTGCGAACGTTTTGGACCTTGCTTGTGGTACAGGTCGCTTACTGGTGTTGTTAGGCCAAGCTGGTTATACGGTAACGGGGGTCGATTTGTCGAGTGAGATGCTCGCTTTGGCTAATCAACATGCTGAGGCAGCTGATTTAGAAATTCCGTTGTTTCAACTCAATATGTTAGCTTTGGATGGCTTGGGTGAATTTGATGCGGTGACCTGTTTTGATGATTCTCTGTGTTACCTATCTGATTTAGATGAAGTTACCCAGTCTTTCCAGCAAGTTGCCCAGCATCTGGTTACCGGTGGTCAATTTTGTTTTGATGTGATTACCCCTTATCAAACCGACGTTAAGTACCCAGGATATATGTATAACTATCAAGACGAGGAGCAGGCCTTTATGTGGACCACTTACGCCGGGGAATGGCCGCATTCGGTGGAACATGATTTAACCTTTTTCCTGTATCAAGCAGATTTAGATGCTTACCAGTCTTATTCTGAAACCCATTACGAACGGACCTATGAACTAGAAGCATATCAACAAGCCTTGCAAGCGGCCGGGTTTACCAACGTTACGGTTCGGGCCGACTTCGGGGAACAACCGGTTACGGAGCAAACCACCCGGTGGTTTTTCCACGGAGTTAAGGCATGA
- the rpmI gene encoding 50S ribosomal protein L35, which produces MPKMKSNRAVAKRFKKTSKGGLKSAHAFTSHRFHGKTKKQRRHLRGTHMLNNIWVKTYTELLKK; this is translated from the coding sequence ATGCCAAAAATGAAATCAAACCGTGCAGTTGCTAAGCGGTTCAAGAAAACTTCCAAGGGTGGTTTAAAGAGTGCCCACGCCTTTACTAGTCACCGTTTCCACGGAAAGACGAAGAAACAACGTCGTCACTTACGTGGGACTCACATGTTAAACAACATTTGGGTTAAGACCTACACTGAATTATTAAAGAAATAA